In one window of Chitinophagales bacterium DNA:
- a CDS encoding aspartate kinase, with protein sequence MKIMKFGGTSVGKPERMHQVASLITRDAVPKIVVLSALSGTTNALVDISNSLSNSDRAAAKQKIDALEAHYRNFIPSLVQQEAMRSKANAIVSEHFEFLNIILKISFSEALNKDILAQGELMSTKLFSVYLEEIGVEHVLLPALEFMSIDQYEEPQLQQIRLKLTELLKQNSQIKMFITQGYICRNARGEVDNLKRGGSDYTASLVAAAVNADVCEIWTDIDGMHNNDPRIVDKTVPVEQLSFDEAAELAYFGAKILHPTCIWPAQQENVPVKLLNTMQPDAAGTVIRKEAGSVGVKAVAAKDGIIAINIKSSRMLLAYGFMRKIFEVFEKYKTSVDMVTTSEVAVSVTIDHDEHLDQIVRELEPFGAVEVDRDQTIISIVGNEIAETREILTKLFDAIHAVPVRMVSYGGSRHNVSILVPASHKQQTLQLLNKGLFGL encoded by the coding sequence ATGAAAATCATGAAGTTTGGCGGTACCAGTGTTGGTAAGCCGGAGAGAATGCATCAGGTAGCATCTTTAATTACCAGAGATGCAGTCCCCAAGATTGTTGTGTTGAGTGCACTGAGTGGCACTACCAATGCTTTGGTGGATATCAGCAATAGTTTAAGCAATAGCGATCGTGCTGCTGCCAAACAAAAGATTGATGCATTAGAAGCACATTACAGAAACTTTATTCCATCGCTAGTTCAGCAGGAAGCGATGCGTTCGAAGGCAAATGCAATTGTGAGTGAGCATTTCGAGTTTCTGAACATCATCCTTAAAATTTCTTTCAGCGAAGCACTGAATAAAGATATTCTTGCACAAGGTGAATTGATGAGTACCAAACTCTTTAGTGTATATCTCGAAGAGATTGGCGTGGAGCATGTTTTGTTACCTGCTCTAGAATTCATGAGCATCGATCAGTATGAAGAACCTCAACTACAGCAAATCAGGTTGAAGCTGACGGAGTTGCTGAAGCAAAACAGCCAGATCAAGATGTTCATCACACAAGGCTATATCTGTAGAAACGCCCGTGGTGAAGTAGATAATCTAAAACGTGGTGGTAGTGATTATACCGCTTCATTGGTTGCAGCTGCTGTTAATGCGGATGTATGTGAAATCTGGACAGATATTGATGGTATGCACAACAACGATCCGCGTATCGTTGATAAGACCGTACCTGTTGAACAATTGAGTTTTGATGAAGCAGCAGAGTTGGCTTATTTCGGTGCAAAAATTTTGCACCCTACATGTATCTGGCCTGCACAACAGGAGAATGTGCCAGTGAAATTGCTGAACACCATGCAGCCCGATGCAGCAGGAACTGTGATTAGAAAAGAAGCAGGTAGTGTGGGTGTGAAAGCGGTTGCAGCAAAAGATGGTATTATCGCTATCAATATCAAGAGCAGCCGCATGTTACTGGCTTATGGTTTTATGCGGAAGATTTTTGAAGTATTCGAAAAGTACAAGACATCTGTTGATATGGTAACCACTTCAGAAGTAGCAGTATCTGTTACCATCGATCATGATGAACACCTTGATCAGATTGTTCGCGAACTGGAACCATTTGGTGCTGTCGAGGTTGATAGAGATCAGACAATTATCTCTATTGTTGGTAATGAGATTGCAGAAACCAGAGAAATTCTGACCAAATTATTTGATGCGATCCATGCTGTTCCTGTACGTATGGTTAGCTACGGTGGCAGTAGGCATAACGTATCCATCCTGGTACCTGCTTCGCATAAGCAACAAACCCTGCAGTTATTGAATAAGGGTCTTTTCGGTCTTTAA